A window of Adhaeribacter arboris genomic DNA:
GCCGCGCAGCATTGTTTCTAAAATTATGCTGGCTCGTTGCCTGGTACGCAAACCAAAACTTGTTATCCTGGACAACAATTTATTAGCCATTAACCGGTCCGAGAAATTACCCATGTTACAGGCTCTACACCAACGCTTAAACTGCACCTTCATTATTATTTCGCACGATAAGAAAATAATGCAGTTCTGCGACCGGGTGCTGCTGATGCAGGAAGGAACCATTACCCACCAGGGCACCTACGCCGCTATTCAGGCTCATTTACCCTTACCCGTTTTAACTGAAACAACTGTATAACTATGGCACCTGCTGTTAAAAATAAAAAATACGCGCCCGTAACCCAACCGCATTACACTACCGCCGATTTATTGAAAACAGCCCCAACCGGTCGTACTTTGGCGTATTGGTGCGGTGGTATATTTTTGCTACTCTGCCTGGCGCTTTTTCTTCCCTGGACCCAAAATATCCGGTCGAACGGTACTCTTACCGCCTTAAATCCGGCCGGGCGGCCTCAAACCTTGCAGAGCGTTATATCGGGCCGGATTGAAAAATGGCACGTGCAAGAAGGGCAACTGGTACAAAAAGGCGATACATTGATCAGCATTTCGGAAGTAAAAGATAAATATTTCGATCCGCAGCTTTTACAACGTCTCCGCGAACAAACAGAAGCTAAAAGACTGAGCTTACAGGCCACGCAGCAAAAAGCAAGAGCCCTGGAAAATCAGATTGTTAATCTTAAAAGCGGCTTAACCTTTAGTTTGAACAAAGCCCGCAACAAAGTAAACCAGGTAAAATTTAAACTGCAAAGCGACAGCGCCGAATTCGTAGCGGCCCAAACCGATTATAAGATTGCCCAGGTACAATTAGAACGCCAGGAAGCCTTGTATAAACAAGGCCTTAAATCGCTGACGGAATTAGAAAGCCGTCGTTTAAAATTTCAGGAAGTGCGGGCAAAACTACAAGGCTACGAGAATAAAGTGGCCAGCACCCGCAACGAGCTGCAAAATGCCCGCCTTGAATTAAACTCTTTAACGGCGGAATACGGCGAAAAAATAGCGAAGGCTGCATCCGAATTAAGCGCTACCCGCAGTTACGCTTATACTACCGACGGAGAACTGGCCAAAATAAAAAACGAATACGCCAATACTAAAATCCGCTCGGCTTTTTACCACTTAACGGCCCCGCAAAATGGTTTCGTGGTAAAAGCCATGAAAGAAGGTATTGGCGAAACCATTAAAGAAGGAGAAGCCATTGCTACTATCTTACCGCGCCAAGCGCAGCTCGCCGTGGAGTTATTTGTTAAGCCTATGGACTTTCCGCTGCTCCGCAAAGGTCAACCCATTCGTTTGCAATTTGACGGCTGGCCGGCTTTGGTTTTTTCGGGTTGGCCTAATACCAGTTTTGGCACTTTCGGCGGAAAAATCGCCGTAATTGATAACGTCGCGACTAATGGTAATTACCGCATCCTGGTAGTACCGGATCCTTCATCCCAACCGTGGCCCGAAGCGTTGCGCATTGGCTCCGGGGTGTATGGTTGGGCCTTACTAAAAGATGTGCCCATTTGGTATGAATTATGGCGCCAATTAAATGGTTTTCCGGCGGATTATCCGGCGAAAGAAAAGGATGCTGCCATTTCCCTCAAAGATAAGAAAAAAGCAACTACTATAACCGATAACAGCCATGATGAATAACTATTTTATCCAGCGCGCTCAATTGGTTTTTTCACTGGTAAACTTTTTGAAACCCCGGCGAGCCTTTATGAATAAAATGGATCGACGTTCCTTATTGACGGGGCTGGTGTTTATTTTTATTTGTATAACTGCTACGGGCAAAGCTGATTCGCTGAAAGTAGTAACCTTAGCGGCCTTTTACGACCAGATAAAAGCGCACCACCCGGTAGCTCGCCAGGCCGCTTTGCTGCCCGCGCAGGCGCAACAGGAGCTACGCATGGCCCGGGGCAACTTCGATCCGCAAGCTAGTAGTTATTACGACCGCAAAACTTTTAAAAACCAGTTGTATTACGAAAATTGGAATAGCCTCGTTAAAATACCCCTGTGGTTTGGCGCCGATTTAAAAGCCGGCTTTGAACAAAACCAGGGAATAAACGTGAACCCCGAAGAAAAAACCCCGGCGGCGGGCTTAACTTACGCCGGTATTTCGCTGCCCCTTGGCCAGGGTTGGCTCATCGATCAACGGCGGGCTACGCTGCGGCAAGCGCAACTCCTCACCCACGCCGCCGAAGCCGATAAAATTAAAAACATAAACAAGTTGCTTTTAGAGGCAGCGAAAGATTACTGGGACTGGGTATTGGCTTACCAACGCTGGCAATTATACCAAACCGCCTTCGACTTATCGCAGGTGCGCTACCGCGGCGTAACCGAGCGGGCCCGGTACGGCGATTTAGCCGCCATTGATACCGTGGAAGCCCGGCTCGACTTAATTAACCGCCAGCAACTCTTGGAGCAATCTTTCACGGAATTCCAGAACAGCCGCCTACTCGTTTCCAACTACCTCTGGACCCCGGACCAAACACCGATAGAGTTAGTTTCTGGCGCGGTTCCCACATTCAACGAAGCCGACCTAAATCTGATTCCGGCGGATACCTTGCAGCAACTTTTACGGGTGGCCCAGGAAAGCCACCCCGAACTAAGAAAACTAGAGGCAAAGTATAAACAGTTGCAAATAGACCGAAAATTAGCGGCCGATAAATTTAAGCCGAAACTCAACCTGGAATATAATTTCTTGCGGCAAAACTTTGGTTTACCCTTCGAAAATTTGGGGGCTAGCTATCTGTTAAATAACTACAAATTGGGCCTGAGTTTCCATTATCCTTTGCTGCTCCGCGCCGAACGCGGCAAATGGCAGCTCACCCGGTTCAAACTTACCGAAACCAACTTGGCTCTCATTCAAACCCAACGCGACATATCTACTGCCCTGCAAACCACCTACAACGAACTACAGATGCTATCCTCTCAAATAAAAACCCAAGAAATGCTAATTGCGCAGGCCGAGATTTTACGCCACGGCGAACAAACCCGGTTTGAAAACGGGGAAAGTTCTTTATTTTTAGTAAATACCCGGGAAATGAACCTGATCAACCAACGTTTAAAATTGTGGGAGCTAAAAACGAAATACACCAAAAGCCAGGCGATGCTCTACTGGTCGGCGGGTAATCTAAGTAATTTATAAAATTCTGTACTCTAGGGAAGCAAATTAGTAAGTGTTAAAAACAGGATTATCCAAAACTCCAGGCTTAAAATAACAACCTCTTTCTCGCTCCCCCCTCCTTTAGTCATCCTGAAAGGATCTAATCGGTTTGGTGTAACAACCGGAGCTATCCCCAGCCCATCATTGCTGGGTTTTAGTAGGTAATAACCAGTTTAACGGCTCACGGGTACTTCTTTTCTACTGATTAGATCCTTTCAGGAGGACGGGAGAAAGAGATGGAATTAACTATTTAACCGCCACAAAAGCACGTCTTGGACAATCCTGTTCTCCAAACCTATTAAGTTTAATCCGCAGCCATTATAACAACGTATTTAAGCGATTTGGCATAGTAAGTAGAAGTACAAAACTTAGTATAAGGCTTATTTAAGTAAACAGTTGAAAGTTAGCTTTTTGATGACGCATGACCTATAAAGTAAAATGTACCACCTTCTTAATAAAGCAGAGGAAACAATTATGACCAACGGGAATATTTTAATCATTGATGACGAAGAGAAGCTGCGCGGTTTGCTGGCCCGCATTATTAGCCTGGAAGGTTATCAGGTTTTTGAAGCGCCTACGGGCAAAGCCGGCTTGCGTTTACTCGAAAAAGAAGCTATTCAATTAGTACTCAGCGATGTAAAACTACCCGACAGCAATGGCATTGAACTCACTGCCAAAATAAAAGCCCTCTATCCTACCGTAGAAATCATCGTCCTTACGGCTTATGGCACCATTACCGACGGCGTAACCGCCATGAAAAACGGTGCCTTTGATTACCTGACGAAAGGCGACGACAACGATAAAATTATTCCGCTCGTGAGCCGGGCCATGGAAAAAGCGGTTTTGCAGCAACGCGTGCAGGAACTGGAAAAGCAGGTAAGCCGTCAATATAGTTTTGATACTATTTTGGGCACCTCTGCTGCCATAAAACAAGCCAAGGATTTAGCCGCCCGGGTGGCTCCTACCGATTCTACGGTATTGCTGGAAGGCGAAACCGGGTCGGGCAAAGAGTTATTTGCCCAAGCCATTCACGGGGGTAGTAGCCGCCGCCACAAGCCGTTTGTCGCCGTTAATTGCAGCGCTTTCCCGAAAGATTTACTCGAATCCGAAATATTTGGCTACCGCAAAGGCGCTTTCTCGGGAGCCGTGAGCGATAAAAAAGGCTTGTTCGAAGAAGCGACCGGCGGCACCTTGTTTCTGGACGAAATTGGAGAACTACCCGTAGAGTTGCAAGCCAAGTTCTTGCGGGTGCTGGAAACGCAAAATTTTATTAAACTCGGCGACACCAAACCGGTGCAGGTAAACGTGCGCCTGCTAGCCGCTACTAACCGGAATTTGCAACAAGAAGCCGAAGCCGGCCATTTTCGCCTGGATTTATATTACCGCTTGTCAACTTTTAAAATTTTGGTCCCCCCGCTGCGCGCCCGCAAAACCGATATCCCGGTGATTGCCGATTTTTTTATGCGCCGGTACGCGGCAAAAATTACCCGCCGGATAACCCAAATGGATGCGGCCTTTCTGCAAAAACTACAGGAATATCCCTGGCAGGGGAACATCCGGGAATTAAAAAATATCATCGAACGCGCCGTTATTCTGGCCGACACTGATACTTTAACCGCGGATTTGTTGCCCTCCGAGTTTCAGCAATTGGTCCTCCTTCCTGCCGCCGAGGCAAGTGAAACCGCTTTGAGCACCATCGAGCGAAGCCATATTGCTAAAATACTCCAGCAAACCAAGGGCAATAAAACCGAAACCGCCCGCCTCCTACACATTGGCCTGACCACGCTTTACCGGAAAATTCAGGAATATAACTTATAACTCAGGAGCGGTTGCTTGAGAGATAAATAGATCTTTTGAGGCTTAGCGGGGTTCTATTAGCTAAGGTATCAGCTTCTTAATGCAATTATTTTAATTTTCTTCTCGAAACAGCTGTTTTATCTAAGCGTTGGCCTGGGGTTAGTGATTGGCTCACAATTAAAGTCACCGCTTGTAAACGTTCTACTACTGGTCGCGAAAGCCAATAATAAAAATCCTCATCTTCCGGTATTTCCTTCATTAATCGCGTGGTAGAAACTAGTTCGATATCCCGCATAGGTAATTTTTGATTAGTTGCTGAATGAAATCTACACAAATCAGGCGTAAAGCTGCTCTATTCCCGTGAAAGTTGTTGTGCGTAGAGTTAACGAAGTGCTCTACGCATAATGACAGGATATTTAAATGAAGACTTAAGCTTTGAAGTATTCTTATTAAATACTTTTTGTTTAATGGTCTTTTTAAGAGGTCAATAAATATTTTAATTTAAGTTATAATTATTAAATTGAATTACAAATTATTTAAATAAATGGCAAGGCTTCAGCAAATTGAAAACAGACTTAAAGATATTAATGAAGTAGTTTTCCAAGAGCTTTGTGATTGCTACCTAGCCTTAAGGAATTCATCATACAAAGCTTTTATTCGTTCAGGTAGCCAAACCGGTAAACAAAAGACAGTAAAAGGTACGCCAGATTCTTTCTTTGTACTACCTAATGGTAGATATTTATTTGTAGAAGTTACAACGGTTGGAAATACTAGAAAAGGACAACTTTTAAAAAAGCTTATTGATGATATAAAGAAGTGCTTAAATGAAGAAAAAACAGGAATCCTAAATAAGTATATTCAAGAGATTGTATTATGCTTTAATTCAAAACTAAAGACCAATGAAGTAGAAATTTTAAATAAGTTAGTCAAGGATGCAGGTGTTTATAAACTGACTTTAGTTACCTTAAATGAATTAGCTACCCAAATTCATTTAAGG
This region includes:
- a CDS encoding HlyD family secretion protein codes for the protein MAPAVKNKKYAPVTQPHYTTADLLKTAPTGRTLAYWCGGIFLLLCLALFLPWTQNIRSNGTLTALNPAGRPQTLQSVISGRIEKWHVQEGQLVQKGDTLISISEVKDKYFDPQLLQRLREQTEAKRLSLQATQQKARALENQIVNLKSGLTFSLNKARNKVNQVKFKLQSDSAEFVAAQTDYKIAQVQLERQEALYKQGLKSLTELESRRLKFQEVRAKLQGYENKVASTRNELQNARLELNSLTAEYGEKIAKAASELSATRSYAYTTDGELAKIKNEYANTKIRSAFYHLTAPQNGFVVKAMKEGIGETIKEGEAIATILPRQAQLAVELFVKPMDFPLLRKGQPIRLQFDGWPALVFSGWPNTSFGTFGGKIAVIDNVATNGNYRILVVPDPSSQPWPEALRIGSGVYGWALLKDVPIWYELWRQLNGFPADYPAKEKDAAISLKDKKKATTITDNSHDE
- a CDS encoding TolC family protein: MMNNYFIQRAQLVFSLVNFLKPRRAFMNKMDRRSLLTGLVFIFICITATGKADSLKVVTLAAFYDQIKAHHPVARQAALLPAQAQQELRMARGNFDPQASSYYDRKTFKNQLYYENWNSLVKIPLWFGADLKAGFEQNQGINVNPEEKTPAAGLTYAGISLPLGQGWLIDQRRATLRQAQLLTHAAEADKIKNINKLLLEAAKDYWDWVLAYQRWQLYQTAFDLSQVRYRGVTERARYGDLAAIDTVEARLDLINRQQLLEQSFTEFQNSRLLVSNYLWTPDQTPIELVSGAVPTFNEADLNLIPADTLQQLLRVAQESHPELRKLEAKYKQLQIDRKLAADKFKPKLNLEYNFLRQNFGLPFENLGASYLLNNYKLGLSFHYPLLLRAERGKWQLTRFKLTETNLALIQTQRDISTALQTTYNELQMLSSQIKTQEMLIAQAEILRHGEQTRFENGESSLFLVNTREMNLINQRLKLWELKTKYTKSQAMLYWSAGNLSNL
- a CDS encoding sigma-54-dependent transcriptional regulator gives rise to the protein MYHLLNKAEETIMTNGNILIIDDEEKLRGLLARIISLEGYQVFEAPTGKAGLRLLEKEAIQLVLSDVKLPDSNGIELTAKIKALYPTVEIIVLTAYGTITDGVTAMKNGAFDYLTKGDDNDKIIPLVSRAMEKAVLQQRVQELEKQVSRQYSFDTILGTSAAIKQAKDLAARVAPTDSTVLLEGETGSGKELFAQAIHGGSSRRHKPFVAVNCSAFPKDLLESEIFGYRKGAFSGAVSDKKGLFEEATGGTLFLDEIGELPVELQAKFLRVLETQNFIKLGDTKPVQVNVRLLAATNRNLQQEAEAGHFRLDLYYRLSTFKILVPPLRARKTDIPVIADFFMRRYAAKITRRITQMDAAFLQKLQEYPWQGNIRELKNIIERAVILADTDTLTADLLPSEFQQLVLLPAAEASETALSTIERSHIAKILQQTKGNKTETARLLHIGLTTLYRKIQEYNL